TACAGCATTTAAGTTGTGGTTGAATTTTTGATGTAATACATTCCCGTTTGAAGATAAACAGAAAAGAGGCTTTTTAGCCTCTTTTCTGTTTGATGGTGGAGTAGCAGGGAATCGAACCCTGGTCCAAACACGGAATCCATATGCTTTCTACATGCTTAGCTTTTTGTTGTTTTTCAATTAGTTAATTGCATTTTGGAAAGCTAAGAACTGGTGCACTTGAATAAGTATACCAATTTCCTTCATGTTAGGACACCTAAAAGTGCACTAAGTTTGACAATAATGTTAATGAACTCACTCTTATTTTATGCTCAAATATAAGCAACATATAGCTTATACACAAGTAACTTACCACTGAATTATGGTGGTCGAGATATGATTTTTATATACATACTTTCTGTTATTAATTGGTTATACATTAAATTCTAATTTTATCTATCTCTCTGTTTACAATATACTGGTTGGTGAGTTTTCTTGCGAACTGGTGTATAAAGCTTAACACCTTATAATTTCTCACCTATTGGAATTTTACATTCTAAATTTATCTGGAATAAAAAAAGGTTTACCTCTGGTGAAGCAAACCCTCTATAATAGCATAATTGAATTGTTATCCTTTTGCAGCATCTAATCTATTAGCTAATTCTATAATATCATCTTTTCTTGCTAATACATTTATCCATTCAGAAGGAATCGTATCATAACCGTATATGATACCTGCCAATCCTCCTGCAATAGCTCCAACTGTATCAGTATCATCACCCAAGTTTACAGCTTTTAATACCGCATCTTTGAAACTGGAAGTATTAAAGATGCACCACAAACTAGCTTCCAAAGTATCAATTACATAGCCAGTAGAACGTATGTCCTTTAATTCAATTGCCTTAAACTCGTTATAAGACAGTCCTACCAACCTTTTAAAAGGAACATCTTCTTCAATAAATATTTCCCTCTTCAAAAGCTGTAATAGTATTTGTTGCATTGTCTGGTAAGCCTTCTCGCATGATTGTTGGTTGATGTACTGTATCGCAAACTCGCATAATGCAATACAAGCCAGAATACTTCTTGGATGTCTATGTGTCAATGATGATACTTCACCTATGATCTTGTACCTCTCTTCAACTTCCATGTTCAAGATATAAGGCACCAATGGTAATATTCTCATAAGTGATCCGTTACCATTATCTCGTTCTCTATCCATTCCTGCCAGTTCTGGTTTACATCCACTTTGCAAATAGGATATTGCTCTTGCTGTGGTAACACCAACATCAAATACTCTTCCGTGAGGTGTCCAGTAACCTTCATAATACCATTTCACGAAGTTGTTTCCAATTTCACTTAGATCGTATCCTTTACACAGTGATTCTGCCAAACAAAGGGCTAAAGAAGTATCATCAGACCATGTACCTTTAGGTTGATTATGCGTACCATACTCTCTCATCCCAACAACAGGATTCTTCCCTAACTCTTGTCTATGTTCAAATTCAACAGGAACACCTAAAGCATCGCCTATAGCTGTTCCTAATAATATATCTTTATTCAAGTTTGCCATACCTGTTTATATAGTCTATTTAATGTTCTAAATATACATAAATCTCTTTACCAATAGAAACTTTTAATGCAATATGTTGCTCTAAATCTCATATCCATAGATGGTGACTTTTCTTCTGAATTGGTATATAATAGCTAAAATGGAGAGAATTACTCACTAACTAAAATTCTGTCATGAGGAATATCTAAAATGCAATATTCTTTATCTTCAAAGCTGTCAACATAACAATAAATCAACACGTTATTAAATATGTAAATGTTTGATATTCTGGTACATTTACTTGGTACTATCCTATTCAACAAGTATCTTTGTACATGTAAATGATTGACCTGATGTTCTTTCCTGAATTAGATACTCTTTTGTTTGTTAGAAAAATTTATTCCTATGAAATTACGTAAGAAAGGAAAAACCTCCAATTCAGAATGGTTTGGTGTAGAACATTATCGAATTTTCCATGAAATGGATTTATTCAGGTATGTAAACATGGAGAGATTAAAAATGTTATATCCTGATATTTTTGGAAAACCCAAGACGAAGCTCGTCAAGAAAAGACAGCGCAACTAAATGATTGAAGCCAGTACCTATTATATATTTTAGGTGCTGGCTTTTTTGGGGATATAAACAATTTATTAGCGTTTCTGCCATTTTGGTTTATGATTTTAGGTGCTGGCTTTTTTGGGGATATAAACAATACAAAACACACAAGCATTTACTAAACAATTAGTTTTATCAAACTTTTGACTATAGTTACATCAATATTTCCAATCATAGTTAATCGTTTATTCTTGTTTGATTCAATATCACAGACATGATATTCCTTACCTACTTTGTACATTAAAGCATGTGCTATTGAATTTCTAAGATGATATAACAATGAAAGCATTATTGTGTAATGTTTCACGAAATATATGGTATTTTTAGGAGGAAGGTCCGTTGGTATATTTCCTTTTTTAGTGGATTTTAAATTGCATCCTCTCACTAACAACCATACTTGAGAAACATTGCCAAAAAGTAAAGCTTTAAGTTGCTTGTCCGTGGTAAAAGTTTTAATTTGCTTCTTCTCGTAGAACTCAAGATATCTATATAATAAGACTATATCATCTCGTGTTAGTCCATTTACTATTTGCTTTTTATTCATAATCTTGTATGCTTTAATATATCACTCCCAATACATAACAAGTATCTGGAGTGATATATTTATAAATTATTCTTGTGGTTTTCCTTGCCCGTTCAAAATTTGTTCCATTGTTGGATTATAAGCATTAGCACTTGTTGTAAAAATTCCACCATAATTTTGTAAGACTTCAAGTAAAGATGTGAAATTATTTAGTACTCTACAATTATGAATTGTAAATTCATTTCCTCTTATGGTCTTTAAGGAAGATAACGATGATATATTCTCTAAAGTAAAACAAGATTCTATTTTTATGTTACCTCCCACCATTGATAATTTATCTAAGCCTGTTAAAGTGTTTATCTTCAAAAAGGAATATTTTTCATTATTTGATCCGCAAATTAATAAATCTCCATCAATTGAAGTTAAGTTGCTTAATCCTTCTAGAGACTTTAAAGAGCTAAAACTAGATGTCGTATATTCTTTATGGATAGAATTGGTCGTGTATATTTGAAATTTACCACCAACATTAGCCAAGTTTTCTAAACCTTTAAATGAAATCAAGGAATTAAATACTTTAGAACCATAATAAGCTGATACATATATTTGGAAGTTTCCATTTATTCGTTTCAAATTATTCAATCCTTCAAAAGATTCTAAAGAATTAAAGACATAAGAATTAAATCCAGAATTTCCAACATAAGAACCTTGCAAAAGGAAATCCCCCCCTATTGTTTCTAAGTTATTTAAACCAGCAAAAGAAGATAATTTATTGAAAAAAGTATGGTTACTAGACAAACCGTCATGCCTTAGAATTAGCCCTCCTTTTATGCTCGTAAGCTTGTTTAGCCCTTGGAAAGATTTGAAATTTTCAAAAGCCGCATTTTCTAATTGTAAATCGCCATTTATGTATTCTAGGTTATTCAAACCATCGAATGATTCAATTTTATTAAATTCTCCTTCTCCTAAATATAGATTACCACTTATGGTTCGAAGATTATTTAATCCCGAAAATGAAGAAAGGTTATCAAAATGGGCTCCTTTTAAATGCAAACTTCCCTCAATATTTACAAGAGCATTCAATCCAGCAAAGGAGTTTAACATCTTGAAAGATCCTTCTACATAATTGGTAGAAGAGATTAAGCTAAAATCTCCCTTGATATTTTCTAGATGCTCTAAGCCTTCAAATGAAACTAAATTTGTGAATGACTGCGACATACCTGCATTTGAATTTACCTCTTTTGCATTAGAAAGCAAAGTGAATTTACCTCCAATACTCTTTAATTTACTTAATCCACTGAAATCCTTTAATTTTTGGAATGAAGAAGAAATCGAAGCAGAAGCTCGAGCCGTGGAGCTAAGTATAAAATCTCCACCTACACGTTCAAGATTGTTTAATCCTTCAAAAGATTCCAATGCATTAAATGAAGTTGCATTATGTATAGTAGAAGAACTGATAGATGTAAGCTTAAAGCAACCTTCAATCGCTTGTAGATTATTTAAGCCCTCAAACGATATAATTTTATTAAATGTATTGCCATTTTCTCCAGAATTTAATTCTAAATCACCTTGGATTATTTTCAAATTATTTAATCCTTCGAATGAAAGTAATTGATCTCCTCCTTCATACATCAACATGTTCCCTTCTATCAAAGTTAAGTTTTCCAACCCTTTAAAAGAGGTGAAAGTATTATATCCAATGGAAAGATTTCCTTTGATTGTAGATATATTTCCCAATCCCTCAAAAGAAGCAATATGATCAACCGTAAAATCTTCACCTATGTTGTTTAAATTATTTAATCCACTCAAATTTTTCAAGCGAACAATACTTAAAGTTAAATTACCTCCAATAGATTGCAAATTATTTAATCCTTGTAAAGATACATCTGTTTTTGATGCTTCAAATTGCATAACAAAATCACCCATAACCATGTTCAGATTTGTTAGACCTGAAAATGAAGTAAAATTTGGTAATTCTCCTTGGACAATAAAATTATTTCCAATATACTCTAATTTCTCCATTCCTGTAAAAGAGGAAAGATTTGCCAATCTTGTAGAACGATTAATACCTATTTCTAAACTTCCTCCTATTGACTTTAGATTTCCTAATCCTTCAAACGAAGTAAATGCATGTAAAGCAGCATAATATCCTTTCCCTTTTTCAGGAAGGTTTGAAAGGAGTCTTAAGTTTCCTCCTATTTGTTGTAATTTATCTAACCCTTTAAAAGAAGATAAATTTTTTAGAGATTTTCCTGTTTCTGTTTTATTACATGAGATAATTTCCAAATCTTTTCCGATTGTTTCTAAATTCTCCAATCCTTCAAAACTCTTTAAGGCCACCATCGCATGACTATATGTCCCATGCTCAATAGAAGTAATTTTAAAATTACCTTTTATTGTTTTTAACTTTCCTAATCCTTTAAACGATTCTAGTTTGTTTAAAGAATTAGCAGAGTTAAACTTATCTCCTGCAGCAGAAGAATATATTTCAAAATCTCCACCTATTAATTCTAAATTTTCTAAACCTTCAAAAGATTGTAATTCATTCATTCCACCTCCAGAATGGGCAATTGCTTCCAATTTGAAATCACCAGTTATCTGTATCAGGTTACTTAATCCTTTAAAAGAAGATAAGCTATAATTTGATATTGTCAAATTCCCGTCAATTATTTCTAAGGTATTTCCTAATTCTTCTATAGATGTAGTAGCGTCAATTGTAAGATTTCCAATTATCTTTTTATATTTGAAATTTTTAAGATCCTTGACTTCCTTTAAAATCAAATCTCCTATATATACTTCGGGCATTGCGTCTTGATTAATAATTAATGTATCTGTCAACGAAGTACTCTTTTCTTTGATTACAACGATTGATTTTCTTGATTCATTCATTGAATTTGCTTCAACCACAAAATTTAGCCATAGATTTGACGCATTAGAAGTATATCCATTATATTTTATCCAATTTTGCGCATCTTGTGGAATAATAACATCATAATAACGGTAATCATTTCCATTAATTTCAACCTTGTTTAGGCTATATTTAGCTGGTAGATTGAGTGTTTTTTGAGATAGGATTATTTTTTTCCTCTGTTGTTGTAATATATAGAGAGTATCTGATATATTACCGTCTTTCTTTTTAAATATAATTTGAGCTGTTCGATTTTCATGATTCTTATTTTCAAGCACGTTGAGATTCAATTTACTTGCTTGAATAGCTCTAGAGTGAATTAATTTGATCCAGCTAGAAACGGTATCGGGAATGATAATCTCATATTGAATGTTATGCTGTATTTCAACAGATATAGTTTCTCCTGCAGATGATATTTCGTATCTATTTTGACTCAAAATAATCGCATCAACTTGTTTCTGAATCACGTGTAGAGTATCTGCTAAATCGCTATTCTTGTCTTTTACAATGATCTCTGCTTGCCTGTCATCATAAATAGTGCTTTCTAAAATCGTGAATGACAATTTATCCACCCTAGATGCCTTGCTTGCCAATTGCTCGATCCACTCTTTTGCATCTTCTGGAATAATCACCTCGTAATCAACGTTTGTTTTTAATTCAACGTTAATTGTTTCTCCTTCTGCGGGGACATTATAAGTGTCTTGCGTCAAGATCAATTCATCCTTTTGCGCTTGATAAACATGAACCGTGTCTGCAAGTTCACTAGCGTTATCTTTAAAAATAATGAAACCTTCCCTTTTATCCGTGTTTGAATTGGCTTCTATTTTGAAATTTAAGTTTTTAGTTTCTAAAGCACGTGATTTTGAATTAACCTGTTTTATCCAGTTGAATTCTTGCGGGATCGTTGTGGTGTACGTGATGTTACTTTTAACCTCCACCGTTATATCACCACCCGTGGTTGGTAGATCATACTTGTCCTTGGTCAAAAGAAGCGCATCCTTTTTCTTTTGCGTTACCGTTAAAATTTTGGTGTTAGTTCCAGCCTTTACAGTGATGTTGGTATTTTGATCATCGTATAGCTCCGAGGGATTTACCGTTACAGAGATCGTGGCATTACCATTACCGCTAGTTATATCCGTTTTGCACCACTGGCTAGCGTTAGCTATAGTCCAATCTCCATTGCAAGTGATATAAAACTCTTTCTCCCCGCCTCCCGCTTCAAAAACAATATCTGTTGTTGAAAGTTCAAGCGTGACGTTGCTTGAATTACCACCGTTGGGATCATCCCCGTTATCATCCTTACTATCACTACAACTAAAAATAGCGAGTGATATCAAACACGCTAAAAATACAAATAACCTTTTCATAAACACTATTATTTTAATTGTTGATTTAAAATTTTATTGATTAAAGCATTGAAATAACCTTTCATGTTTCCATCAAGGGAATCATACTCGATTTCTTCCAAACAGGTAATATCCTCCTCTTTTTCCCCGTTTGTTTCGAGAAGAAACATTTTTGAATTTTCATCTAATTGATAGATGCACACAACATTCCCATACTCGTCTTTTTTCACGAAGAAATGACACTTGTCTAAAGAGTTTTCCATGATGAATTAATCTTTACTTCCAACCACCCAAGAAGTAATTAGTATAAACAAGAAAGCGTGGTAGTTGTCAACTTATCTTACAAGAGGGAACGACCAAGAACCCGACTGAAAATAAACAGCAACCCCACGCTAAACCATGTATATAGTAGATACATATACGGCAAGCATGAGCGTTTGTATCTGCTTATCCCTTCAGTCTAAAATTGGTCGTTTTTCTTGTAAAGGATAAAGCTAAACGCTTCCATTAATTCAATATGTCTGCCCACCAGTTAAACTGGAAGACAACACAAAAGTAAACAAATTTCAGCATCTAACAAACGCTTTTAGGGTTGCTGTGTGGCAAATTTAGAGTAATCAATTGAATTAAAAGAATTAATTTCCAACGGTTTTACTCTATAAACCATTTATAAGTATTATCACCATGTAACGCCTTATCTATCCCTTCGGTTAATTGCGTGGAGTTTAACGATCTATCTAGGAAGTTATCTATGTAACTGCTCTTGTTAGCACCAGTAAGCATGTTATAGAATTTCCATAAACTGATCTCGCTCGCACCATGCTCCTTTTTAAAGTTATCATCATGGTAATACGCCTTGGCAATAATATTTACCTGTGAATCCGTTAATTCCATGTTGGGGAGTAACTTCTTCTCTTTTGCGGGCAAGCATTGATACAACCTGCTTTTCCCCAAGAACTGGGCGAATTGATGTTCAGTGAGGTAAGAACTAGTGAAGCTCTTCATCAACCGTAAATGCTTTTCAGCATTATACTGTTGGAATAACTTCATAACCTCTCTAAAGAGATCATGCTGGCTCATCGCTCTAAGGTCTGTTTTAAAACCATCAGTAAACGTACACAAGTTACAACATACCTTGTTTTGGAAACCAATAGCCACACTAAACCTTTCTGCCACTTTCTTTGAATAAAGGTTCTCCCTGTTATAAGCTCTCACTCCTGTAATACATAAATTCACCCTGTTACCGTCTATCGTTTCATAAATGGTAGGTATTTCAAAAGCAAACGCCATTCTCTCGTAATAGATCGTCTTGTCACTTTCTAAAAGTTGAGCAACTGGCTTATGTATGGCTTCTGGTATCCTTCCCTTTATAACGTGACTTACCATTATATCTGGTTCCTCTATGCTTTCCCCTCTAAACAGCTCACTCGCTACCTTGTGTACCGTTTCAATAAACGAGGGATGAGATATTGTCATCTCGTTATCCTTGCTGAACACTGGCACGATGCAATCACTTTTTAAACGGATCATGTCAATTGGTTCCGTGTTAGCTTCAATGAAATGCTTTCTCCTTTTGTCCTTTCTAACAGGATCATTTACTACCTCATAAGGAGTGTAGGTAGGTTCTTCCTTTTTTGTATCATTACTACCAAATAAAACTGGCAATAACCCTTCATTTTGACTTGGAATTAATGTTGACGTGTTCATAATCTAATCTATTTAACGGTGGTGGAAATATTTGAAATTTCAGTTTATATATGGAATTGATAAATTTCCCACCAACCCAAGTTTCTAAAATTCATTATCACTTTTACTTGTTTTATTCATTTTCTAGCTTCAAGCCAGTTGAAAAATTAAACTGGAAGTATGTTTGCAGTTTAATTGTCAATAGTGGTGAGAATTATTTCCCCTCTTGGTCGTATATACCAATACTGGGAATTATTCACCAACTTCAATTTTTAAAGTTTACCGTTATCTGAATAACTGTAATAGTCTTCCTCGCAATACAAGATGTAATCCAGTAAATCTATATCTACATATGAAAGTGCGATCTTCACTTGTTTCACCAGTTCATCGTCCAGTTTAGTAGGTTCAAGATCACCAGAAGGTTGGTTTATGCAAATGATCACTCCTTTACAATTAGAGAGTATCGCCAGTTGCAATATAAACCTTACATCCGTAATGTTGTAAGATAAGGCACCTTCACTTACGGTAGACACTCCCAGCACTTTGTTACTGCCATTTAATAGAATAACCCTCGTGGAGATATGATGCTCTATTGTATCCTTAAACGGGGATACCAGTAACTCGTAAGCGTCCCTTGCGGATTCAATCTTGTATTTTTTAGAAGGTTTCCTCCTGTACACCAGTTCTACCACTGGTAATTTCACTTGCTCGTTCATGATCTATTTACACTTTAATCACGTTGTCATTTTAATAATTCAAGTTCACGTTAGCTTGTTGGGTTTGGCAAGGGAAGAGAAACTTCGTGTTCCTATATTACCTGCTTGGAAAGCCTGAATGACTTCCCCCGCTTTAATATCGAAACCTCGTTTCCCTCCCCTGTGCGCTCTCTGTCCCTGTATTTTTTATAGTGCAGCACACTTAACAAGTAATGCTTTTACAAAAAAAAGGAATAGAGATTA
The window above is part of the Butyricimonas paravirosa genome. Proteins encoded here:
- a CDS encoding JAB domain-containing protein — translated: MNEQVKLPVVELVYRRKPSKKYKIESARDAYELLVSPFKDTIEHHISTRVILLNGSNKVLGVSTVSEGALSYNITDVRFILQLAILSNCKGVIICINQPSGDLEPTKLDDELVKQVKIALSYVDIDLLDYILYCEEDYYSYSDNGKL
- a CDS encoding BACON domain-containing protein; this encodes MKRLFVFLACLISLAIFSCSDSKDDNGDDPNGGNSSNVTLELSTTDIVFEAGGGEKEFYITCNGDWTIANASQWCKTDITSGNGNATISVTVNPSELYDDQNTNITVKAGTNTKILTVTQKKKDALLLTKDKYDLPTTGGDITVEVKSNITYTTTIPQEFNWIKQVNSKSRALETKNLNFKIEANSNTDKREGFIIFKDNASELADTVHVYQAQKDELILTQDTYNVPAEGETINVELKTNVDYEVIIPEDAKEWIEQLASKASRVDKLSFTILESTIYDDRQAEIIVKDKNSDLADTLHVIQKQVDAIILSQNRYEISSAGETISVEIQHNIQYEIIIPDTVSSWIKLIHSRAIQASKLNLNVLENKNHENRTAQIIFKKKDGNISDTLYILQQQRKKIILSQKTLNLPAKYSLNKVEINGNDYRYYDVIIPQDAQNWIKYNGYTSNASNLWLNFVVEANSMNESRKSIVVIKEKSTSLTDTLIINQDAMPEVYIGDLILKEVKDLKNFKYKKIIGNLTIDATTSIEELGNTLEIIDGNLTISNYSLSSFKGLSNLIQITGDFKLEAIAHSGGGMNELQSFEGLENLELIGGDFEIYSSAAGDKFNSANSLNKLESFKGLGKLKTIKGNFKITSIEHGTYSHAMVALKSFEGLENLETIGKDLEIISCNKTETGKSLKNLSSFKGLDKLQQIGGNLRLLSNLPEKGKGYYAALHAFTSFEGLGNLKSIGGSLEIGINRSTRLANLSSFTGMEKLEYIGNNFIVQGELPNFTSFSGLTNLNMVMGDFVMQFEASKTDVSLQGLNNLQSIGGNLTLSIVRLKNLSGLNNLNNIGEDFTVDHIASFEGLGNISTIKGNLSIGYNTFTSFKGLENLTLIEGNMLMYEGGDQLLSFEGLNNLKIIQGDLELNSGENGNTFNKIISFEGLNNLQAIEGCFKLTSISSSTIHNATSFNALESFEGLNNLERVGGDFILSSTARASASISSSFQKLKDFSGLSKLKSIGGKFTLLSNAKEVNSNAGMSQSFTNLVSFEGLEHLENIKGDFSLISSTNYVEGSFKMLNSFAGLNALVNIEGSLHLKGAHFDNLSSFSGLNNLRTISGNLYLGEGEFNKIESFDGLNNLEYINGDLQLENAAFENFKSFQGLNKLTSIKGGLILRHDGLSSNHTFFNKLSSFAGLNNLETIGGDFLLQGSYVGNSGFNSYVFNSLESFEGLNNLKRINGNFQIYVSAYYGSKVFNSLISFKGLENLANVGGKFQIYTTNSIHKEYTTSSFSSLKSLEGLSNLTSIDGDLLICGSNNEKYSFLKINTLTGLDKLSMVGGNIKIESCFTLENISSLSSLKTIRGNEFTIHNCRVLNNFTSLLEVLQNYGGIFTTSANAYNPTMEQILNGQGKPQE
- a CDS encoding DUF3871 family protein, translating into MNTSTLIPSQNEGLLPVLFGSNDTKKEEPTYTPYEVVNDPVRKDKRRKHFIEANTEPIDMIRLKSDCIVPVFSKDNEMTISHPSFIETVHKVASELFRGESIEEPDIMVSHVIKGRIPEAIHKPVAQLLESDKTIYYERMAFAFEIPTIYETIDGNRVNLCITGVRAYNRENLYSKKVAERFSVAIGFQNKVCCNLCTFTDGFKTDLRAMSQHDLFREVMKLFQQYNAEKHLRLMKSFTSSYLTEHQFAQFLGKSRLYQCLPAKEKKLLPNMELTDSQVNIIAKAYYHDDNFKKEHGASEISLWKFYNMLTGANKSSYIDNFLDRSLNSTQLTEGIDKALHGDNTYKWFIE
- a CDS encoding ADP-ribosylglycohydrolase family protein; protein product: MANLNKDILLGTAIGDALGVPVEFEHRQELGKNPVVGMREYGTHNQPKGTWSDDTSLALCLAESLCKGYDLSEIGNNFVKWYYEGYWTPHGRVFDVGVTTARAISYLQSGCKPELAGMDRERDNGNGSLMRILPLVPYILNMEVEERYKIIGEVSSLTHRHPRSILACIALCEFAIQYINQQSCEKAYQTMQQILLQLLKREIFIEEDVPFKRLVGLSYNEFKAIELKDIRSTGYVIDTLEASLWCIFNTSSFKDAVLKAVNLGDDTDTVGAIAGGLAGIIYGYDTIPSEWINVLARKDDIIELANRLDAAKG